DNA sequence from the Clostridia bacterium genome:
GGATATTATCAATGTTTTTTAAATCCGATATAAATAGAATTTGCCAAGGGGTGCAGCAAAATAGTTTTATATTCGGGGATGCCCGAACAGACCAAGAAAAAAACCTAGTAATAGTCTATTCCGGAGGGGACGATGTATTTATTGTAGGGGCTTGGAATGAAATAATAGCCTTTGCAGTGGATTTATATAATAGTTTCACAAAATTGGGCCAAGGTAAATTAACTTTTTCAGCAGGGATAGGAATGTTTAAACATGAATTTCCTATATACCAAATGGCACATATTACTGGAATTTTAGAAAATATGGCTAAAAGCAATGGAAAGGATTCGATAGCTTTGTTTGCTCCTAATAATGAAGAGAACAATGCTGGAGAGCATGTATACAAATGGGATCGGTTTATAAATAATGTATGCAATCAAAAAATCAGCATACTCAATAAGTGGTTTTATTATGATGACAAGCAAGTACAAAAAGACAAGCTTTATGCAGGCACATCTTTTATATACAAATTGATAAATTTATATCGGAGCATGGTAGAGGATGACAAGATTAATTTAGCCCGGATTGCCTATACTTTGGCAGGGATAGAGCCATCGCAGCAAGCAAGCGATATAGTCAAGTCTAAATATAGAGATTTAAAAGATAAATTATACCACTGGGCTATCAATGAAGATGATAGAAAAGAGTTTTTAACTGCATTAACTTTGATCGTATATTTAAACAGAGAGGAAGGATGATTGTTATGGTGGATTATGCTAAACAAGCCCAAGAGGTTGTTAAAGAACTTAATTCACAAAGAAAAAAATTGACTACAGCACAGATAAGGAAGTTTCTGGCAGGAGTTAACATGATCTCAAACAAGATATTAGCCTATCAGGCAGAGGGTAGAATAAAAGGCGACGTTCTTCCCGAGGACATAATAAGCGAGTTGCAGTATTTAAAAATTAAATTTATTTATCAGTGTGGCAGGTTTGGTAAAAGAGGACCGGTAGAAAAGTTCAATAATGTTGCAAAGATCACGGAAAGAATTGACGATATAGGAAACAGCAAAAGCAAATTTGAATCCTTTAGCAAATATATAGAAGCTATAGTAGCATACCATAAATATGAGGGAGGCGACTAAAATGATATCAACTATAAAAGGTAAAATAATGATCACAGGAAAATTGACATTAAGGACAGGGATGCATATAGGGGCTTCTTCTGATTTTTCTGCTATAGGAGCTGTAGATTCAGTCATTGTGAGAGATATGTTGACCCAACGTCCATATTTGCCCGGAAGTTCTCTCAAAGGGAAGATGAGATATCTATTGGCTCGTACAACTGTGGATAACGGACAGCTTAAACCTATAGACCAGGAGCCTGATGTTTTAAAGAGATTGTTTGGAAACTCTAAAGATGAGATAGTACAATCTCGACTGCAATTTTATGATCTGTTTATGAATGAGGAGAGCATAAAAAAAATTAACAATTTGGAGACTGATTTATATCTATCGGAAATAAAGTTTGAAAACACCATCAACAGAGCGACAGCAGTGGCCAACCCGAGACAAATTGAAAGAGTGCCTGCAGGCAGCTGCTTTGATTTCAAATTGAACTACAATGTAGAGGATGTGGATACAGTTGAAGAGGATTTTAAAAACATTGCACTTGCAGTAAATTTGTTGGAGGATGATTATTTAGGTGGACATGGAACAAGGGGTTATGGAAGAGTTGCATTCAGTCAATTTGAATTCAAGGAAAGGTATTATGTGCAAGATAACAAAGAGGTCATGAAAGAGTGTAGCGATAAGGCTAAAGCAGCTTTTAAGAAGCAGAGAGACCAGGGAGAGTTGTCAGGTCGAGGTGTCATTTGATGAGACGGTTTATATATAAATTAAA
Encoded proteins:
- a CDS encoding type III-A CRISPR-associated protein Cas10/Csm1, which gives rise to ILSMFFKSDINRICQGVQQNSFIFGDARTDQEKNLVIVYSGGDDVFIVGAWNEIIAFAVDLYNSFTKLGQGKLTFSAGIGMFKHEFPIYQMAHITGILENMAKSNGKDSIALFAPNNEENNAGEHVYKWDRFINNVCNQKISILNKWFYYDDKQVQKDKLYAGTSFIYKLINLYRSMVEDDKINLARIAYTLAGIEPSQQASDIVKSKYRDLKDKLYHWAINEDDRKEFLTALTLIVYLNREEG
- the csm2 gene encoding type III-A CRISPR-associated protein Csm2, which produces MVDYAKQAQEVVKELNSQRKKLTTAQIRKFLAGVNMISNKILAYQAEGRIKGDVLPEDIISELQYLKIKFIYQCGRFGKRGPVEKFNNVAKITERIDDIGNSKSKFESFSKYIEAIVAYHKYEGGD
- the csm3 gene encoding type III-A CRISPR-associated RAMP protein Csm3 encodes the protein MISTIKGKIMITGKLTLRTGMHIGASSDFSAIGAVDSVIVRDMLTQRPYLPGSSLKGKMRYLLARTTVDNGQLKPIDQEPDVLKRLFGNSKDEIVQSRLQFYDLFMNEESIKKINNLETDLYLSEIKFENTINRATAVANPRQIERVPAGSCFDFKLNYNVEDVDTVEEDFKNIALAVNLLEDDYLGGHGTRGYGRVAFSQFEFKERYYVQDNKEVMKECSDKAKAAFKKQRDQGELSGRGVI